A window of Gemmatimonadota bacterium contains these coding sequences:
- a CDS encoding carboxypeptidase regulatory-like domain-containing protein, whose product MPHRPSRSRLLLATLVALATAPALHAQQFMGTVVLPDGATPVAGVLVVVSDSAGREVAQGVSGVEGRFALFVDSARTLTLTLHRTGFAPTVAATRRLAGDEVADLVAVLGATPIRIPALRRGATTCGRGNAEERAGLATALGEVRKVLLAAQSMIARNDVSTRFATFEHRVAKTGEDTLRSVMRRGTGALPSLFRATTSEELEAGGFFATIGGERVFRAPEPALLASEWFTSTHCFTAQPQGDSVVRLAFRPARERRGLVDLEGAYVLEARTLALQRVEFTYQGLRDEERLAAAGGVLEFLPLTNGDWLVTRWYHRFPLLGYRTSDGATTLVRTSMTLIDIVGHRVSGGRVLAVLHEQAPLMRADPVEGALATSEFGRACAERLGRQNTGAARGVLAQVDSESVSGILVRVTWDEPVVVDRTLFTKREHLREAFTDERGGFLVCDLPARRDLTLRWEARGQERTIPFTLPAAGTIVTVSRSPAP is encoded by the coding sequence ATGCCCCATCGCCCCTCGCGTTCCCGCCTGCTGCTGGCGACGCTCGTCGCCCTCGCGACCGCGCCGGCGCTTCACGCGCAGCAGTTCATGGGCACCGTGGTCCTCCCCGACGGCGCGACGCCGGTCGCCGGGGTCCTCGTCGTCGTCTCGGACTCGGCGGGCCGCGAGGTCGCGCAGGGCGTGAGCGGCGTCGAGGGGCGGTTCGCACTCTTCGTCGATTCGGCGCGCACGCTCACGCTCACCCTGCACCGCACGGGTTTCGCGCCGACGGTCGCCGCGACGCGACGGCTCGCCGGCGATGAGGTCGCGGACCTCGTGGCGGTGCTCGGCGCGACGCCCATCCGCATCCCGGCGCTGCGCCGTGGCGCGACGACCTGCGGGCGTGGCAACGCCGAGGAGCGCGCGGGGCTCGCGACCGCGCTCGGCGAGGTGCGGAAGGTGCTGCTCGCGGCGCAGTCGATGATCGCGCGCAACGACGTGAGCACGCGCTTCGCGACCTTCGAGCACCGGGTGGCCAAGACCGGCGAGGACACGCTCCGCTCGGTGATGCGCCGCGGGACGGGCGCCTTGCCGTCCCTGTTCCGTGCAACCACCTCGGAGGAGCTCGAGGCGGGCGGGTTCTTCGCGACCATCGGTGGGGAACGCGTCTTCCGCGCGCCGGAACCGGCGTTGCTCGCCTCGGAGTGGTTCACGTCCACGCACTGCTTCACCGCGCAACCGCAGGGCGACAGCGTCGTGCGTCTCGCGTTCCGGCCGGCGCGCGAGCGGCGCGGCCTGGTCGACCTCGAAGGGGCGTACGTGCTCGAGGCGCGCACCCTCGCGCTCCAGCGCGTGGAGTTCACATACCAGGGATTGCGCGACGAGGAGCGGTTGGCCGCCGCGGGTGGTGTGCTCGAGTTCCTCCCGCTCACCAACGGCGACTGGCTCGTCACGCGCTGGTACCACCGCTTCCCGCTGCTCGGCTACCGCACGAGCGACGGTGCGACGACGCTGGTGCGCACCTCCATGACGCTCATCGACATCGTGGGGCATCGCGTGAGCGGCGGGCGGGTGCTCGCCGTGCTGCATGAGCAGGCGCCCCTCATGCGCGCCGACCCCGTGGAGGGCGCGCTCGCCACGAGCGAGTTCGGCCGCGCCTGCGCGGAGCGCCTCGGGCGGCAGAACACCGGCGCGGCCCGCGGCGTGCTCGCCCAGGTCGATTCGGAGTCGGTGAGCGGGATCCTCGTGCGCGTCACGTGGGATGAGCCGGTGGTGGTGGACCGCACGCTCTTCACCAAGCGCGAGCATCTGCGCGAGGCGTTCACCGACGAGCGCGGCGGGTTCCTGGTGTGCGACCTCCCGGCGCGGCGCGACCTCACGCTGCGCTGGGAGGCACGCGGTCAGGAGCGCACGATCCCCTTCACGCTCCCCGCCGCCGGGACGATCGTCACCGTATCGCGCTCGCCGGCGCCCTGA
- a CDS encoding YdeI/OmpD-associated family protein — MASRDERIDAYIAKAQPFAVPILGHLRAIVHAACPEVEETIKWSFPNFMYRGSILCSMAAFKAHCAFGFWRGRQLAGVTDQHGAVMGDFGRIGSLKDLPSKTRLMALVKAAMRLNEAGVKRVAKKKAAPRKPLPVPKDLAAALGRDAKARQTFEAFSPSHRRDYIEWITEAKTDATRARRLATTLEWLAEGKSRNWKYE; from the coding sequence ATGGCGAGCCGGGACGAGCGCATCGACGCCTACATCGCGAAGGCCCAGCCCTTCGCCGTGCCGATCCTGGGGCATCTGCGGGCGATCGTGCACGCCGCTTGCCCCGAGGTGGAGGAGACCATCAAGTGGAGCTTCCCGAACTTCATGTATCGCGGGAGCATCCTCTGCAGCATGGCGGCCTTCAAGGCGCACTGCGCCTTCGGGTTCTGGCGCGGACGGCAGCTCGCCGGCGTCACGGACCAGCACGGCGCGGTGATGGGCGACTTCGGCCGCATCGGGTCGCTCAAGGACCTGCCGTCGAAGACCCGTCTCATGGCACTCGTGAAGGCCGCGATGCGGCTCAACGAGGCGGGGGTGAAGCGGGTCGCCAAGAAGAAGGCCGCCCCCCGCAAGCCGCTCCCCGTCCCGAAGGACCTCGCGGCCGCCCTCGGTCGCGACGCGAAGGCCAGGCAGACGTTCGAGGCCTTCTCCCCCAGCCACCGGCGCGACTACATCGAGTGGATCACCGAGGCGAAGACCGATGCGACGCGTGCACGGCGCCTCGCGACGACGCTCGAGTGGCTCGCCGAGGGAAAATCCCGCAACTGGAAGTACGAATGA
- a CDS encoding alkaline phosphatase family protein: MIRRPRGIAAALVVSALVSLAIPGSSAAAQRRTENVVLIVTDGLRWQDLYRGPERRLMSRALGGVGDTTELIREFWRDDPKERRARLFPFLWGEVAAKGALFGNQDVGSVARITNTYKFSYPGYSELLTGFFDPRIDSNGYPANPNVTVLEWLARQPRFRGKVGAIATWDVISNVINEARAGIDVLDGWEEPFPGAQGRDPRRAMVNELYRTSLRYWDEVAFDAPMQLATKEYIRLKQPRVLFVGYGETDEWAHARRYDLTLRSAHAVDAFIADLWRYMQGMRQYRGKTTFIITTDHGRGSGGDDWTSHGERVDGAEDIWVAVLGPDTPHLGEIRGGKAIKQGQVAATIAALLGLEADFVRFSPGSAPSIREVVR, encoded by the coding sequence ATGATCCGTCGTCCGCGCGGCATCGCCGCCGCACTTGTCGTGTCGGCGCTCGTCTCCCTCGCGATCCCCGGTTCGTCGGCCGCCGCCCAGCGCCGGACGGAGAACGTCGTGCTCATCGTCACCGACGGGCTGCGATGGCAGGATCTGTATCGCGGACCAGAGCGGCGCTTGATGAGTCGCGCGCTCGGCGGCGTCGGCGACACGACCGAGCTCATCCGTGAGTTCTGGCGCGACGACCCGAAGGAGCGGCGCGCTCGGTTGTTCCCGTTCCTCTGGGGCGAGGTCGCCGCGAAGGGCGCGCTCTTCGGGAACCAGGACGTGGGCAGCGTGGCCCGCATCACCAACACCTACAAGTTCTCGTATCCGGGATACTCGGAGCTCCTCACCGGCTTCTTCGATCCGCGGATCGACAGCAACGGCTATCCCGCCAATCCCAACGTCACCGTCCTCGAGTGGCTCGCCAGGCAGCCGCGCTTCCGCGGGAAGGTCGGGGCGATCGCCACCTGGGATGTCATCAGCAACGTGATCAATGAGGCGCGCGCCGGGATCGACGTGCTCGATGGATGGGAGGAGCCCTTCCCGGGAGCGCAGGGTCGCGACCCGCGGCGCGCGATGGTCAACGAGCTCTATCGCACGAGCCTGCGCTACTGGGACGAGGTCGCGTTCGACGCGCCGATGCAGCTCGCGACCAAGGAGTACATCCGGCTCAAGCAGCCGCGGGTGCTGTTCGTGGGCTACGGCGAGACGGACGAATGGGCGCATGCGCGGCGCTACGACCTCACGCTCCGTTCGGCGCACGCGGTGGACGCCTTCATCGCCGACCTCTGGCGGTACATGCAGGGGATGCGGCAGTACCGCGGCAAGACGACGTTCATCATCACGACCGACCACGGGCGCGGGAGCGGTGGGGATGACTGGACGTCGCACGGGGAGCGGGTCGACGGCGCCGAGGACATCTGGGTGGCGGTGCTTGGCCCTGACACCCCGCATCTTGGCGAGATCCGCGGCGGAAAGGCCATCAAACAGGGACAGGTAGCCGCCACCATAGCGGCACTTCTCGGGTTGGAGGCCGATTTCGTCCGATTCTCTCCCGGGTCGGCTCCCTCCATTAGAGAGGTCGTCCGCTAG